A stretch of Brassica napus cultivar Da-Ae chromosome C6, Da-Ae, whole genome shotgun sequence DNA encodes these proteins:
- the LOC106430446 gene encoding uncharacterized protein LOC106430446, with the protein MLTVVQQFDYDVDYSTPNLLVVKCWVRGCSWKLRASPTSDSPHFTVCGYVSENTCSVTERSARCRQATPEILGALYSEFIGGVEPRILPSHVMQSLNMCFGIKIDYWKAHRTLQYARELVRGSAESGYHDLPAYLHMIREANPGTFTRLEVDYSDRFKYLFLAFGATIEGFPFMRKVSVVDGTFLQEKYKGTLLIVSSQDGNFQIFPIAFAIVDTENDESWKWFFRQLNCVIPDDEKLAIISDRDKSIGNAITHVYPKASHGVCTYHLYMNVLVKFRGRELFGLVKKAANSYRLSDFETIFEEIKSMHPTLHGYLHKADVRKWARAHFPGDRYNLTTTNIAEFINRVLSDARSLPVVRLLEAIRQMMTHWFSTRKNDANLMKTTSTRGVEKLLEVNMSF; encoded by the coding sequence ATGCTGACGGTAGTGCAACAATTTGATTACGATGTCGACTACTCAACACCAAATCTGTTAGTAGTAAAGTGTTGGGTTAGAGGTTGTAGTTGGAAATTAAGAGCATCACCAACAAGTGATAGTCCTCACTTTACGGTATGCGGCTATGTTTCAGAAAATACTTGTTCAGTTACAGAAAGATCAGCTCGTTGCAGACAAGCAACACCAGAGATTCTTGGAGCTTTATACAGTGAATTTATTGGTGGAGTGGAGCCAAGAATTTTGCCCAGTCATGTGATGCAGTCGCTTAACATGTGCTTTGGAATAAAGATTGACTACTGGAAAGCTCATCGGACGCTGCAATATGCAAGAGAGTTGGTTAGGGGATCTGCTGAGAGTGGATATCATGATTTACCTGCGTATCTACACATGATAAGGGAGGCAAATCCTGGGACATTCACTCGCCTAGAGGTAGATTATAGTGACAGATTCAAGTATCTTTTCCTCGCATTTGGTGCTACCATCGAGGGGTTTCCATTCATGAGGAAGGTTTCTGTTGTCGATGGCACGTTCTTGCAAGAAAAGTACAAAGGGACTCTACTAATTGTGTCATCACAGGATGGAAATTTCCAGATATTTCCAATTGCATTTGCGATAGTCGATACGGAGAACGATGAATCATGGAAGTGGTTTTTTAGACAACTCAACTGTGTGATTCCAGATGACGAAAAACTTGCTATTATTTCAGACAGGGACAAATCAATTGGAAATGCAATTACCCATGTATATCCAAAGGCCAGCCATGGAGTTTGCACTTATCACTTATACATGAATGTGTTGGTAAAGTTTAGAGGTCGGGAGTTGTTTGGCTTGGTTAAAAAGGCAGCAAATTCATACAGATTGTCAGATTTTGAGACCATATTTGAGGAGATCAAATCTATGCATCCGACATTGCATGGCTACTTGCACAAAGCAGATGTAAGGAAGTGGGCACGTGCTCATTTTCCTGGTGATAGGTACAATTTGACTACAACTAATATAGCTGAATTTATAAATAGAGTGCTTTCAGATGCAAGGAGTTTGCCCGTTGTAAGACTTTTAGAAGCAATAAGGCAAATGATGACACACTGGTTTTCGACTCGGAAGAATGATGCAAATTTGATGAAAacaacttcaactcgtggagtAGAGAAGCTTTTAGAGGTAAACATGAGTTTCTAA